A window of the Serratia sarumanii genome harbors these coding sequences:
- a CDS encoding AsmA family protein, with amino-acid sequence MKFIGKLLLTLLLLIVLAAVVLYLVGQTRWAAGRLSAWISDNSEYRLSIGKITHSWSQPDQIGLEDVQLARNGQPQALVAKRVDLGLSLRQITEPRYFHSVTLRDGTLNVQPQAAALPVQADVLQLSNMALQSNDNEWQLNAQQVTAGITPWRPLAGHLLGDNNQFQFSAGSMTLNGIPASKVLVQGEQKQGQLLLNNFGADLAQGDLTGVASRAADGSWQVDRLRLSGVRMQTPLTLAEFMQRFTTLPPVTLKRFDLIDARLEGKAWAFNDLDLSLQNVSVEKGDWRSEDGSLNVNASDVINGGFHLIDPIATLRLSSAGIAIQQFTTRWEGGLLRTSGNWLRASKRLQLDEVAMAALEYTLPSDWRELWLKPLPDWLAEVYVTKLTTNRNLIIDINPAFPFQITALDGYGSNLLLARDRQWGIWSGSLNLNGSEATFNKIDVRRPSLALNADANQINVTELSAFMPNGLLEAKATVDQLPGKPFQLTLHGRSVPMNTLQQWGWQPVPLTGDGNLELQLKGLLNSDGPFKASLKGNLQATAGDGQAVNQQLP; translated from the coding sequence ATGAAATTTATCGGAAAGCTGTTGCTGACGTTGCTGCTGCTGATCGTGCTGGCGGCAGTGGTACTGTACTTGGTCGGGCAAACCCGCTGGGCGGCAGGCCGCCTGAGCGCCTGGATCAGCGACAACAGCGAATACCGCCTGTCGATAGGAAAAATCACCCATTCGTGGAGCCAGCCGGACCAGATCGGTCTGGAAGACGTGCAGCTGGCACGCAACGGCCAGCCGCAGGCGCTGGTCGCCAAACGCGTCGATCTGGGCCTCAGCCTGCGCCAAATCACCGAGCCGCGCTATTTTCACAGCGTCACGCTGCGCGACGGCACGCTGAACGTGCAGCCGCAGGCGGCGGCGCTGCCTGTACAGGCCGACGTGCTGCAGCTGAGCAACATGGCGTTGCAGTCCAACGATAACGAGTGGCAACTCAACGCGCAGCAGGTCACTGCCGGCATCACGCCGTGGCGCCCGCTGGCCGGTCATCTGCTGGGGGACAACAACCAGTTCCAGTTCAGCGCCGGTTCGATGACGCTGAATGGCATCCCCGCCTCGAAGGTGTTGGTGCAGGGGGAGCAGAAGCAGGGCCAGCTGCTGTTGAACAACTTCGGCGCCGATCTGGCGCAGGGCGACCTGACCGGCGTGGCCAGCCGCGCCGCCGACGGCAGTTGGCAGGTGGATCGCCTGCGGCTGAGCGGCGTGCGCATGCAGACCCCGCTGACGCTGGCGGAATTCATGCAGCGCTTTACCACCCTGCCGCCGGTCACCCTCAAGCGTTTCGATCTGATCGACGCGCGCCTGGAAGGCAAGGCATGGGCGTTTAACGATCTCGATCTGTCGCTGCAAAACGTCAGCGTCGAAAAAGGCGACTGGCGCAGCGAAGACGGCTCGCTCAACGTCAACGCCAGCGACGTGATCAACGGCGGCTTCCACCTGATCGATCCGATCGCCACCCTGCGGCTCTCCTCCGCCGGCATCGCCATTCAACAGTTCACCACCCGCTGGGAAGGCGGGCTGCTGCGCACCTCCGGCAACTGGCTGCGCGCCAGCAAACGCCTGCAGCTGGATGAAGTGGCCATGGCGGCGCTGGAGTACACCCTGCCGAGCGACTGGCGCGAACTGTGGCTGAAACCGCTGCCGGACTGGCTGGCGGAGGTGTACGTCACCAAGCTGACCACCAACCGCAATCTGATCATCGATATCAACCCGGCATTCCCGTTCCAGATCACCGCGCTGGACGGCTACGGCAGCAACCTGCTGCTGGCGCGCGATCGCCAGTGGGGCATATGGTCCGGATCGCTCAACCTGAACGGCAGCGAGGCGACCTTCAACAAGATAGACGTGCGGCGCCCTTCGCTGGCGCTGAACGCCGACGCCAATCAGATTAACGTCACCGAGCTCAGCGCCTTTATGCCTAATGGGTTGCTTGAGGCCAAAGCGACCGTCGATCAGCTGCCGGGCAAGCCTTTCCAGCTGACGCTGCACGGCCGTTCGGTACCGATGAACACCTTGCAGCAATGGGGATGGCAGCCGGTGCCGCTGACGGGCGACGGCAACCTTGAGCTGCAGTTGAAAGGGCTGCTGAACAGCGACGGGCCGTTCAAAGCCTCGTTGAAGGGAAATCTGCAGGCCACCGCCGGCGACGGCCAAGCGGTGAACCAGCAACTGCCGTAA
- the fabY gene encoding fatty acid biosynthesis protein FabY produces the protein MYHLRVPVTEQELKEYYQFRWEMLRKPLHQPVGSEKDAYDAMAHHQMVVDEAGKIVAIGRLYINADNEAAIRFLAVDPTLQDKGLGTLVAMTLESVARQEGVKRVVCSAREDAVDFFAKLGFVNQGEITAPQTTPIRHFLMIKPVATLDDILHRPDWCGQLQQAWYEHIPLSEKMGVRISQYTGQRFVTTMPETGNQNPHHTLFAGSLFSLATLTAWGLIWLLLRERHLGGTIILADAHIRYSKPITGRPRAVADLGSLSGDLARLARGRRARVHAEVHLFGDEDKGAVFEGTYMVLPAEPDVPLDQGGSEALEE, from the coding sequence ATGTATCACCTACGAGTACCCGTAACAGAGCAAGAACTGAAGGAGTATTACCAGTTTCGCTGGGAAATGCTGCGCAAGCCGCTGCACCAGCCGGTGGGTTCGGAAAAGGATGCCTATGACGCCATGGCCCATCACCAAATGGTGGTGGACGAGGCCGGTAAAATCGTCGCCATCGGGCGGCTGTACATCAATGCCGACAACGAGGCGGCGATCCGTTTTCTGGCGGTAGACCCGACGCTGCAGGATAAAGGGCTGGGGACGCTGGTGGCGATGACGCTGGAGTCCGTTGCGCGGCAGGAGGGCGTGAAGCGGGTGGTGTGCAGCGCCCGTGAGGACGCGGTGGACTTCTTCGCCAAGCTGGGGTTCGTCAATCAGGGGGAGATCACTGCGCCGCAGACCACCCCGATCCGCCACTTTTTGATGATCAAACCGGTAGCGACGCTGGACGATATCCTGCATCGCCCCGATTGGTGCGGCCAACTGCAGCAGGCCTGGTATGAACACATCCCGCTGAGCGAAAAGATGGGCGTGCGCATCAGCCAATACACCGGCCAGCGCTTCGTCACCACCATGCCCGAGACCGGCAACCAGAATCCGCACCACACGCTGTTCGCCGGCAGCCTGTTCTCGCTGGCGACGCTGACCGCCTGGGGGCTGATTTGGCTGCTGCTGCGCGAGCGCCACCTCGGCGGCACCATCATTCTGGCGGACGCGCACATTCGCTACAGCAAACCGATTACCGGCAGGCCGCGAGCGGTGGCGGATCTCGGCTCGCTGAGCGGCGATTTGGCGCGTCTGGCGCGCGGCCGCCGCGCGCGCGTGCACGCCGAAGTGCATCTGTTCGGCGACGAGGATAAAGGTGCGGTGTTCGAAGGCACCTACATGGTGCTGCCGGCCGAGCCGGATGTGCCGCTGGATCAGGGCGGCTCTGAGGCGCTGGAAGAGTAA
- the dtd gene encoding D-aminoacyl-tRNA deacylase gives MIALIQRVLNASVTVGGETVGKIGPGLLVLLGVEQGDNEQKAQRLCERVLGYRIFGDENDKMNLNVQQAGGSVLVVSQFTLAADTQKGMRPSFSRGAAPLVADRLYQYFVGQCRERGVEIQTGEFAADMQVALVNDGPVTFWLQV, from the coding sequence ATGATTGCGTTGATTCAACGGGTGTTAAACGCCAGCGTCACGGTGGGTGGCGAGACGGTAGGCAAGATTGGCCCCGGTTTGTTAGTGTTATTGGGCGTGGAGCAGGGCGATAACGAGCAAAAAGCGCAGCGCCTGTGCGAACGCGTGTTGGGATACCGCATTTTCGGCGACGAGAACGACAAGATGAATCTCAACGTCCAGCAGGCCGGGGGCAGCGTGCTGGTCGTTTCGCAGTTCACCCTGGCGGCGGACACCCAAAAGGGCATGCGGCCCAGCTTCTCGCGCGGCGCCGCACCTTTGGTCGCCGATCGGTTGTATCAATATTTTGTTGGCCAGTGCCGCGAACGCGGCGTAGAGATCCAGACCGGCGAATTCGCCGCCGACATGCAGGTGGCGCTGGTCAACGATGGTCCGGTGACATTCTGGCTACAGGTCTAA
- a CDS encoding virulence factor BrkB family protein — protein MSFFRRKKLPSAIKPGVTFGRLLYQRIDHDGLTMLAGHLAYVSLLSLVPLVTVVFALFAAFPMFSDISEQLKSFIFSNFVPAAGNVIQNYLEQFVANSNKMTAVGTCGLIVTALLLISSVDSVLNTIWRSKNKRPIVFSFAVYWMVLTLGPLLVGASMAISSYLLSLNWLAQTGVNGLVDQVLRIFPLILSCASFWLLYCIVPTVRVPPKDALIGAVVAGLLFELGKKGFALYVTMFPSYQLIYGVLAVIPILFLWVYWSWCIVLLGAEITVTIGEYRDYRRQKAEQQEQKPEGQQE, from the coding sequence ATGTCGTTTTTCCGCCGCAAGAAGCTGCCCTCTGCGATTAAGCCCGGCGTCACCTTCGGACGGCTGCTGTACCAGCGTATCGATCACGATGGCCTGACGATGTTGGCGGGCCATCTCGCCTATGTTTCCCTGCTGTCGCTGGTGCCGCTGGTCACTGTGGTGTTCGCGCTGTTCGCCGCTTTCCCGATGTTTTCCGACATCAGCGAACAGCTGAAGAGCTTCATCTTTTCCAATTTCGTGCCGGCCGCCGGCAACGTCATACAGAACTACCTGGAACAGTTCGTCGCCAACTCCAACAAGATGACCGCCGTCGGCACCTGCGGGCTGATCGTCACCGCGCTGCTGTTGATCTCCTCGGTGGACAGCGTGCTGAACACCATCTGGCGCAGCAAGAACAAGCGGCCGATCGTCTTCTCCTTCGCAGTGTACTGGATGGTGCTGACGCTGGGGCCGCTGCTGGTGGGTGCCAGCATGGCCATCAGCTCCTACCTGCTGTCGCTCAACTGGCTAGCGCAGACCGGCGTCAACGGCCTGGTGGATCAGGTACTGCGCATCTTCCCGCTGATTTTGTCGTGCGCTTCCTTCTGGCTGCTGTATTGCATCGTGCCGACGGTGCGGGTGCCGCCCAAAGACGCGCTGATTGGCGCAGTGGTGGCCGGGTTGCTGTTCGAGCTGGGCAAGAAGGGATTCGCGCTGTACGTCACCATGTTCCCCTCCTATCAGCTGATTTACGGCGTGCTGGCGGTGATCCCGATTTTATTCCTGTGGGTCTACTGGAGCTGGTGTATCGTGTTACTCGGCGCGGAAATCACCGTGACCATCGGCGAATACCGCGACTACCGCCGGCAGAAGGCGGAGCAACAGGAACAGAAACCAGAAGGGCAGCAGGAATGA
- the yihX gene encoding glucose-1-phosphatase — protein sequence MLYIFDLGNVIVDIDFKRVLGVWSNLSGTPLAVLSDRFTMGEVFQQHERGEISDEDFAGKLCDEMGIALSFEQFATGWQAVFVALRPEVIDIMQRLRNEGHRVVVLSNTNRLHCNYWPQHYPEVAAAADHLYLSQDLGMRKPEAEIYQHVLAAENTAAADAVFFDDHPANVLAAQAQGIKTVHVTDRDVVPAYFAQ from the coding sequence ATGCTGTATATCTTTGATTTAGGTAATGTGATCGTCGATATCGATTTCAAGCGTGTGCTGGGCGTGTGGAGCAATTTGAGCGGCACGCCGTTGGCGGTGCTGTCCGATCGTTTCACTATGGGTGAGGTGTTCCAGCAGCATGAGCGCGGTGAAATCAGCGACGAAGACTTCGCCGGCAAGCTGTGCGATGAAATGGGCATCGCGCTCAGCTTCGAGCAATTCGCCACCGGCTGGCAGGCGGTATTCGTCGCGCTGCGCCCGGAAGTGATCGACATCATGCAGCGCCTGCGCAACGAGGGCCACCGGGTGGTGGTGCTGTCGAACACCAACCGTCTGCACTGCAACTACTGGCCGCAGCACTATCCTGAAGTGGCCGCCGCCGCCGATCATCTCTATCTGTCGCAAGATCTCGGCATGCGCAAGCCGGAGGCCGAGATCTACCAGCATGTGCTGGCCGCGGAAAACACCGCCGCCGCCGACGCGGTGTTCTTCGACGATCACCCGGCGAACGTCCTCGCCGCGCAGGCGCAGGGGATCAAGACGGTGCACGTCACCGATCGCGACGTGGTGCCGGCCTATTTTGCTCAATGA
- the typA gene encoding ribosome-dependent GTPase TypA, whose amino-acid sequence MIENLRNIAIIAHVDHGKTTLVDKLLQQSGTFGERAEATERVMDSNDLEKERGITILAKNTAINWNGYRINIVDTPGHADFGGEVERVMSMVDSVLLVVDAMDGPMPQTRFVTKKAFANGLKPIVVINKVDRPGARPDWVVDQVFDLFVNLDATDEQLDFPIIYASALNGIAGVDHTDMAEDMTPLYQAIVDHVSAPQVELEAPFQMQISQLDYNNYLGVIGIGRIKRGKVKPNQQVTIIDSEGKTRNGKVGKVLGHLGLERIDSTLAEAGDIIAITGLGELNISDTICDTNAVEALPALSVDEPTVTMFFNVNTSPFCGKEGKYVTSRQILDRLNKELVHNVALRVEETDDADAFRVSGRGELHLSVLIENMRREGFELAVSRPKVIFREIDGRKQEPFENVTLDIEEQHQGSVMQAMGERKADLKNMDPDGKGRVRLDYVIPSRGLIGFRNEFMTMTSGTGLLYSTFSHYDDVRPGEVGQRQNGVLISNGQGKAVAFALFGLQDRGKLFLGHGAEVYEGQIIGIHSRSNDLTVNCLTGKKLTNMRASGTDEATTLVPAIKMTLEQALEFIDDDELVEVTPTSIRIRKRHLTENDRKRASRGPKDA is encoded by the coding sequence GTGATCGAAAATTTGCGTAACATCGCCATTATTGCCCACGTTGACCATGGTAAAACCACCCTGGTTGATAAGCTGCTGCAACAATCCGGTACTTTCGGAGAGCGTGCGGAAGCCACCGAACGCGTAATGGACTCCAACGATTTGGAGAAAGAGCGTGGGATTACCATCCTCGCAAAAAACACCGCCATTAATTGGAACGGTTACCGTATCAACATCGTGGATACCCCGGGACACGCCGACTTCGGCGGCGAGGTAGAGCGCGTGATGTCGATGGTTGACTCGGTGCTGCTGGTTGTGGATGCAATGGATGGCCCTATGCCGCAAACCCGCTTCGTGACCAAGAAGGCCTTCGCCAACGGTCTGAAGCCGATCGTGGTCATCAACAAGGTTGACCGTCCTGGCGCGCGCCCTGACTGGGTTGTGGATCAGGTGTTCGACCTGTTCGTGAACCTCGACGCGACCGACGAGCAGCTCGACTTCCCGATCATCTACGCTTCTGCGCTGAACGGCATCGCCGGCGTCGACCACACCGACATGGCGGAAGACATGACCCCGCTGTATCAGGCGATCGTCGACCACGTGTCTGCGCCGCAGGTTGAGCTGGAAGCGCCATTCCAGATGCAGATCTCCCAGTTGGACTACAACAACTACCTGGGTGTTATCGGCATCGGCCGCATCAAGCGCGGTAAAGTGAAGCCGAACCAGCAGGTCACCATCATCGACAGCGAAGGTAAAACTCGCAACGGTAAAGTGGGCAAAGTGCTGGGCCACCTGGGTCTGGAGCGTATCGACAGCACCCTGGCGGAAGCGGGCGACATCATCGCCATCACCGGCCTGGGCGAGCTGAACATCTCCGACACCATCTGCGACACCAACGCCGTAGAAGCGCTGCCGGCGCTGTCCGTCGACGAACCGACCGTCACCATGTTCTTCAACGTCAACACCTCGCCGTTCTGCGGTAAAGAAGGCAAGTACGTGACGTCGCGTCAGATCCTTGACCGTCTGAACAAAGAGCTGGTGCACAACGTAGCGCTGCGCGTTGAAGAAACCGACGATGCGGACGCCTTCCGCGTTTCCGGCCGTGGCGAGCTGCACCTGTCGGTGCTGATCGAAAACATGCGTCGCGAAGGTTTCGAGCTGGCGGTTTCCCGTCCGAAAGTTATCTTCCGCGAAATCGATGGCCGCAAGCAGGAGCCATTCGAGAACGTGACGCTGGATATCGAAGAGCAGCATCAGGGTTCCGTGATGCAGGCGATGGGCGAGCGTAAAGCCGACCTGAAAAACATGGATCCGGACGGTAAGGGCCGCGTGCGTCTCGACTACGTGATCCCAAGCCGCGGTCTGATCGGCTTCCGTAACGAATTCATGACCATGACTTCGGGCACCGGTCTGCTGTACTCCACCTTCAGCCACTACGACGACGTGCGTCCGGGCGAAGTGGGCCAGCGTCAGAACGGCGTGCTGATCTCCAACGGCCAGGGCAAAGCGGTCGCGTTCGCGCTGTTCGGCCTGCAGGATCGCGGCAAGCTGTTCCTGGGCCACGGTGCGGAAGTGTATGAAGGCCAGATCATCGGTATTCACTCGCGTTCCAACGACCTGACCGTAAACTGCCTGACCGGTAAGAAGCTGACCAACATGCGTGCTTCCGGTACTGACGAAGCGACTACCCTGGTTCCGGCCATCAAAATGACCCTGGAGCAAGCTCTGGAGTTCATCGATGACGACGAACTGGTAGAAGTGACGCCAACCTCGATCCGTATCCGTAAGCGTCACCTGACGGAAAACGATCGTAAGCGCGCCAGCCGCGGTCCTAAAGACGCTTAA
- the glnA gene encoding glutamate--ammonia ligase, whose translation MSAEHVLTMLNEHEVKFVDLRFTDTKGKEQHVTIPAHQVNADFFEEGKMFDGSSIGGWKGINESDMVLMPDASTAVLDPFFEEPTLIIRCDILEPGTMQGYDRDPRSISKRAEDFLRSSGIADTVLFGPEPEFFLFDDIRFGSSIRGSHVAIDDIEGAWNSGTKYDGGNKGHRPAVKGGYFPVPPVDSSQDLRSTMCLTMEEMGLVVEAHHHEVATAGQNEVATRFNTMTKKADEIQIYKYVVHNVAHAFGKTATFMPKPMFGDNGSGMHCHMSLSKNGTNLFAGDKYGGLSETALFYIGGIIKHAKAINALANPTTNSYKRLVPGYEAPVMLAYSARNRSASIRIPVVASPKARRIEARFPDPAANPYLCFAALLMAGLDGIINKIHPGDAMDKNLYDLPPEEEAEIPKVAGSLDEAMAALNEDREFLTRGGVFTDDAIDAYIELRKEEMDRIRMTPHPVEFELYYSV comes from the coding sequence ATGTCCGCTGAACACGTTTTGACGATGCTGAATGAGCATGAAGTGAAATTCGTAGACCTGCGTTTCACTGACACCAAGGGTAAGGAACAGCACGTGACTATCCCGGCTCACCAGGTAAACGCCGACTTCTTCGAAGAAGGCAAAATGTTTGACGGCTCCTCTATCGGTGGTTGGAAGGGCATCAACGAATCTGACATGGTGCTGATGCCGGACGCCAGCACGGCGGTTCTGGATCCGTTCTTCGAAGAACCTACCCTGATCATTCGCTGCGACATTCTCGAGCCGGGCACCATGCAAGGCTACGATCGCGACCCGCGCTCCATCTCCAAACGCGCCGAAGACTTCCTGCGCTCCTCCGGCATCGCGGATACCGTGCTGTTCGGGCCAGAGCCTGAGTTCTTCCTGTTCGACGACATCCGCTTCGGCAGCAGCATCCGCGGTTCCCACGTGGCCATCGACGACATCGAAGGCGCCTGGAACTCCGGTACAAAATACGACGGCGGCAACAAAGGCCACCGTCCGGCGGTGAAAGGCGGTTACTTCCCGGTTCCACCGGTCGACTCTTCGCAGGATCTGCGTTCCACCATGTGCTTGACCATGGAAGAGATGGGCCTGGTGGTTGAAGCGCACCACCACGAAGTGGCGACCGCCGGTCAGAACGAAGTGGCAACCCGCTTCAACACCATGACCAAGAAAGCCGACGAAATTCAGATCTACAAATACGTGGTGCACAACGTGGCGCACGCTTTCGGCAAAACCGCGACCTTCATGCCGAAGCCTATGTTCGGCGACAACGGTTCCGGCATGCACTGCCACATGTCGCTGTCCAAGAACGGCACCAACCTGTTCGCCGGCGACAAATACGGCGGCCTGTCTGAAACCGCGCTGTTCTACATCGGCGGCATCATCAAGCACGCCAAGGCGATCAACGCCCTGGCCAACCCGACCACCAACTCGTACAAACGTTTGGTGCCGGGTTACGAAGCGCCGGTGATGCTGGCTTACTCCGCCCGTAACCGCTCCGCGTCCATCCGCATCCCGGTGGTCGCCAGCCCGAAAGCGCGCCGCATCGAAGCCCGCTTCCCGGATCCGGCGGCTAACCCATACCTGTGCTTCGCCGCGCTGCTGATGGCCGGCCTGGACGGCATCATCAACAAGATCCACCCTGGCGACGCCATGGACAAAAACCTGTACGACCTGCCGCCGGAAGAAGAAGCCGAGATCCCAAAAGTGGCCGGCTCGCTGGACGAGGCGATGGCCGCACTGAACGAAGACCGCGAGTTCCTGACCCGCGGCGGCGTGTTCACCGACGATGCGATCGATGCCTACATCGAACTGCGCAAAGAAGAGATGGACCGCATTCGCATGACGCCACACCCGGTTGAGTTCGAACTGTACTACAGCGTCTAA